DNA sequence from the Paraburkholderia azotifigens genome:
TTGCAACGCAACCGTGCGAACGGATCGGACGCGACGATCACCGCAAGCCCGCCGACGCCGTTCATAATCGCAACAACGCGATCCATCGCATGCAGCGGAAGGCGTCAATGAACGATTCGAACCTGGACTGGAGCGACGTGCGCATCTTCCTCGCGATCGCCCGCTGCGGCACGCTGGGCGCGGCTGCGCGCCAACTCGGCCAGACCCAGCCGACGATGGGCAGGCGGCTGCGCGCGCTCGAAGAAGCCCTCGGTCACACGCTCTTTCAGCGCACGGCCGAAGGCTTCGTGCTCACCGACGAAGGTCACGCCGTGTTGATCTACGCCGAGCGCATGGAAGAAGAAGCGCACGCGTTCATGCGTTCGCTTGCGGGCAGCGAGCAGCAATTGTCGGGCAGCTTGCGCGTGTCGTCGTCGGACTGGTACGGCATCCATGTGCTGACGCCCGTGTTCGCCGGGTTTCTCGCGCGTCATCCGCAGATGTCGATCGAGCTGATTACCGATTCGCGGCGCTACAACCTCGCGCGCCGCGAAGCCGATCTGGTGTTTCGCATCACGCCGTTCGACGAGTCGGACGTCATCCAGCGCAAGCTGATGCACATGGATTACGCGCTGTACGGACGCATCGATCTCGTCGCGCCCGTGCGCGGCGACGGCGCGGGCCAGTCGCTGATCACGATGGATAGCGCGTTCGGCGAACTGCCCGACGTCGCGTGGATCCGGCACATGCTGCCGAACGCGCACATTGCGTACGCCAGCAACAACCGCGGCGTGCAGGCGCGCATGTGCGCGGAAGGCGGCGGTTTCGCGGTGCTGCCGTGCCCGCTCGGCGACAACACGCCGGGACTGCGGCGCATCGATCTCGGCGAAACGCCGCCCGGCCGCGACGTATGGCTCGGCTACCACCGCGACCTGAAACGTCTCGCACGTCTGCGTGCCTTGCTCGATGTGGTGATCGAGCGCCTCGCTAACGTGTGAGCCAATACAGCTTCATCAATCGATCTCGACGACGATCTTGCCCCGTGCGGTGCGTTCCGTGATCGCGTCGTACGCACGTTCGGCCGAAGCGAGATCGAAGCGGCGCGGATCGAGATGCGGCGTCAGCTTGCCTTGCTCGGCAAGACGCGTCGCCTCGGCCAGCATCTCGCCGTGATGCGCGCGATGCTTGCCGGTGAGCAGTGGATGCAGCGTAAACACACCGGAATACGTGGCCTCGCGAAACGACAGCGGCGCGAGCGCGTGCGTACCCCAGCCGAGCGCGCTCACGACGTGACCGAAATGTTTGACGGCGGCGAATGACGCATCGAGCGTCGCCCCGCCAACCGTATCGACGACGAGATCGAAACCATCGCCTGCTGTCTGTTCGAAAACGTACTGTTCGACGGTGCGCGCCGCGTAATCGATCGGCGTCGCGCCGAAGCGCGCGACGAGATCCTGATCGCGCGCGCTTGCCGTCGCGAAGACCTGCGCGCCGAGCGCGCGAGCCAGCTGCACCGACACATGCCCGACGCCGCCCGCGCCGCCTTGCACGAGCACGGTTTGACCGGCCTGCAGACGCGCGCGGTCGACGATTCCCGCATACGACGTGATGAACGCGAGCGGCAGCGCGGCGGCTTCGCGCATCGACAGATTCGACGGCTTGTGCGCGAGCAGTTGAGCGTCGACGGAAGCATATTGCGCGAGCGAACCCTGAATACCGCCGACGCCGCCCGTCATCCCATACACCTCGTCGCCGGCCTTGAAGCGCGTCACGTCCGCACCGACCGCGACGACCACGCCCGCGAGATCGATGCCGAGCACGAGCGGCAGCGGATGACGCGCGTGCGCCGCGTTCCCTGCACGAATCTTCGTGTCGAGCGGATTAAGGCCGCTGGCCTTGATCTGTACGAGCACTTCGCCGCGCGCGGGCTCGGGAATGGGCAGCGTCGTCGGTTCGAGCGGACCTTTGTACTGGCTGAGAACGAGGGCTTGCATGGACATGATGAACTCCGGCAGAAGATGGATGCAGTTGACAGAAGACATCATCGGCGAATGCAGAAGCCCGGTAAATCAACGATTTAGCACGACGCCCAAACGTAAATGCATGGCGGCGTATACCTGGGTATGCGAATGGAAGCCGGCAAGAACACAGGCAGCACAGGCTAAAGGTGAGAACCTGCGGGAGTGAGCGGAAAGCGTCGAGGAGGCGCACCGCCGGCCGCCGCAGACCCTTGCTGGATAAGGCTCCGCGGGCAGGCTCAAAAAGCTGGCGAGGCGCGGAGCGCGCTCAATGGTGAGGCTTTGCGGGAGCCAGGAAAAGTGACATCGCAGCGCATCGCACGGCTCACCTTTAGCGCGCGCCTGCTTACATCAGACAAGACCGGCGATGTTGCGGCCGTCGCGATGCGAGAGCACATCGGCGAGCCGTTCCATCGAAACGGGCTTCGTCAGGTGATAGTCGAAGCCGGCGGCGAGCGCGCGCGACTTGTCGGATTCCGATGAGTAGCCAGTCAATGCGATCAGGAACATGTGCGTGAGCGCCTCGTTCGATCGGATCGTGCGCGCTACTTCGAAGCCATCCATTTCCGGCATGCCGATATCGATGATGCCGACTTCCGGTAACTCTTTCGCCGCGAGCTTCACGGCGTCGCGTCCGCTACGCGCGACGATCACCTGATGACCTTCCAGTTCCAGCAGCAGATGCAGCGCGTCCAGCGCGTCGACGTTGTCGTCGACGAGCATGATGCGGCTCGGCGCGGCGCTGATTGCGGTCACCGGATCGTGTGCGCTCCGCGGCTCGCAATCGAGTATCGGCAGTTGCAGCGTGACGCGCGTGCCGTGACCGACGCCCTGGCTGTCGAGCGCAATCGTGCCGTCGTGCAGTTCGATGAGCCGCTTCGCGACCGCGAGGCCGATGCCGAGTCCGCCTTCCGAGCGGTGCATGTTGGCCTGCGACTGCGCGAACAGCTCGAATACGTGGTCGAGTGCTTCGCGGCTCATGCCGACGCCGTTGTCCTCGATGACGATCGACACCATGCCGCCAGGCTCCGCGTCGTCCGTCTCGCCGCCGGCGTCCAGCCGCACGCGCAGCTTCAGCGTGCCGCCGACGGGCGTGTACTTCGCCGCGTTCGACAGCAGATTGCCGACCACCTGGCTCAGGCGCACATGATCGGCGCGCACGTAAACGGGCAGATCGAGCCCCTCGATTTCGAGCCGATGCTTGCGCGCGTCGATGTGATGCTTGAGCGCGGTAATCGCGTCGTAGACGATCTCGTTCAGCGAAGTGCGGCTGTACTTGATTGCGAGCTTGCCGTGCCGCAGACGCGCGGCATCGAGCAGATCGTCGACGAGCGTGCGCAACTGGCGCATCTGCCGTTGCGCGATGGCGAGCACGTCGGTGGCCTGGTCTTCGCCTGCGCAAAGCAGCTTGAGCGCGGCGATCGAACTGTCGATGGGCGCCATCGGATTGCGCAGTTCATGCCCGAGCATCGCGATGAATTCGTCGCGCCGGTGTGCCGCGTCTTCCAGCGCGCGCCGCGCCTGTTGCGCGGCGGCCGCTTCCGCTTCGGCGGCCTGTTGCGCGTCGAGCAGCGTGAGCGCGGCGCCTGCGAGCACGGCGAGATTGCCGAGCAGGCGCACGTCTTCGCGATCGAAGCGATGCTCGTCGTGCGACGCGACCCAGATCGCGCCCAGCTGCTTCGAGTCCTGGCCGCGGATCGGAATAGGCGTGATGATGCCTTCCGTCATGACGGCGCCTGCATCGCGCAAACTCTTGAAGAACGTGTGCGGCTCGACGAACAGTTGCGGCGCGCCGAGTTCGAGCGTCATGCCGCACGGACATTCGGCCCACGCGGTCGTTTTGCCTTCGAACCCCGCGCACGCACCGGCGACCGCGCGCCAGCGGAACACGGCGTTGCCTTTTGCGCTGGTTTCGAGCAGGCTGATGCCTGCGCTGCCCGCACGGCAGGCGGTGAGCGCCGCATCGGCGATGGCTTGCAGCAAGGTGTCGCGGCGGCCCGTTTGCGCGCCGGCTACGGTGACGAGGGTGTGGACTTCGGCTGCGTGATCCGGCGTGCGGGCCGGTCGGTCTTTCAGGTCGTCGGTGCGCAATACGCCCGCCCGGCGGGCGCTTTCGATGCCGTCGCTCATGGTGTCGATCAAGTGTGGTGTGCAACGTTCCCCGCGTGTCTGCAGTGTCTGCAATTGGCAGGCCGACCGTTATCAAAGAAGTATAGGCGTTGCATTCATATGATCGCGCCGGATTTTGCGGCGCCGGTATTGGTACGTTCCCTGCGTGTCAATCAGGCTCAGTCTTGTGGAGGAAAGCGATGAACCAGCAAACAGCTTATGAAGGCGGATGCGCGTGCGGCGCGGTGCGTTTTCGCGCGCGCGGTGCGCCGGGTCGCGTGGGAATGTGTCACTGCATGACGTGTCGGCGCGTGCACGGATCGGCATTCGGTTCGTACGCGATTTTCAATCGCGACGAAGTCACGCTGTCGGGCAACACGCGCGAATGGCGAAGCTCGGAGCATGGCAGGCGTCACTTCTGCCCTCTGTGCGGGTCGGTGGCGTTCATGGTCTACACGAACCGCGACGAGATCGCCGTGCCGATCGGCGCGTTCGATCAGCCGGGGTTGTTCGAGCCCGCGTATGAACTGTGGTGCAAGCGCAAGGAGCCCTGGTTGCCGAAGGGCGTGCGCCGGGAATACGACGAGGAGCGCGAGCACTGACTTGTACGCGCTGGGAAAACGCGGGCCTTGACGTGCGTTCCTTGACGTTCGTTACGTGCGTCGCTGTCGGAACGGGCGGCGTCCGGCATACGGCCCGCGTCGCTTGCAGCCGCTATTGATGATGCTTCTTCGGAATCTTCGCGCCTGACTTGCGCGCCTGATTCAACGCGATCGCGACGGACTGCTTCTGCGATTTGCCTGCCTTCTTTTCGGTCTTGATGTTGTGACCGATGGTTTGCTTCGATGTGCCTCGCTTCAGTGGCATGTCGATCTCCTTTCCAGGGCGCATGACGTTGCGCCGCGACGAATCGCGGGCGACGTACGACGTATATCGAAACGAGCATGCGCCGTTCCCGCAGCCTTCTTCTTCGTGAGCACAACGATTGAACCCGCTTGGCGTTTGCGTTTCGCGCCTGCATGAAGTGTCCGGAGAAAAGCGGTACGTCGCTTGCTGAAAGGTTGTCTGGCACGGTGAATCCAGGAGCCTCTTGTGAACACGGTTTCGATCGCGCGCAGCGCGACGGCGGCAATTTTTGCCGCCGCAGCGGGCGTCGGCTATGGGCAGACGGGCTGGCATCCCGCTACGCAGAGCGACACGGCGGCGCCCGGCGCGACATCGGGCGAACTCAAAACGCCGCAGCCGCGCCAGTCGTCGGCGCCCGGCATGTCCGGCGCGGCGGCATCGGACCCCGGCATTCCGGACACGGGCCGCACGCGCAGCCTCCAGGGCGCGCACGGCACGCACAGCAACGGCAAGCCCGCCACGAAGCGCAACACGGGCGAAGGCAACGTCCATTGACGTTCGCCGTCCACCGCATTCGTCCGCGTTCGATGCGCGAGCGGATGCGCCATTTCAATCTGCATGTCGGCAAAAACGCCGGGTCCGGCATGCACAGCACGGGAGTTGCAAGATGACAAGGCCACGGATGATTTTCCCGAAAGTGCGCAATGCTGTGGCCTCGAAACCCGAGTCGCAGAACGACTATCAGATCTACGCAACCTACCGCCGCACGACGGAGGGTTCGTATATGGGACAGCTAAAGGTCGTGCGCAAGACGGATGGCCGTCTGCTGTTTCCGTTCACTGGCGCGCCCGACATCGGCCCGTACACCGACGGCGATCAGGCACGCGAAGCCGCGCATCGTCACGGCGAAACGATCGTGCAGTCGGATCTCGACAATCCCGAGCCGTAAAGCGGTCGCCCTTCGACTTGCAGTTCACCGGCAACTTCCTGCTACCGCTGCCTATAATCGCGAACGGACAACGGAGGCAGGCGATGAAGCATAAGAGCGCAATGGTGATCGGCGTCGGCGCCGAACCCGGTCTCGGTGCGGCGCTGTGCAGGAAGATCGCCGCAAACGGCTATCACGTGTATGTCGCGGGGCGCACGCAGGCGAAACTCGATACGGTGACGGACGGCATTGTGTCGCGCGGCGGATCGGCTGAATCGTTTGCGATGGACGGCACGTCCGAAGCCGACATCATGCGTCTGTTCGACAAGGCGATGTCTCCACCCGACGATATCGACGTACCTTCGCTCGTCGTCTACAACGTCGGCAATAACCGGCATGTGCCGTTTCGCGACCTGACGGAAGCGCAGATGCAGGACTTCTTGCGCTCTGGGCCGATCGGCGGATTCCTGGTCGGACGCGAAGCTGCGCGGCGTCTCGCGCCGCTCGGCAGGGGCACGGTGATCTTCACGGGCGCATCGGCGAGTCTGCGCGGCAAGCCGGGTTTCGCGCATTTTTCGGCGGCGAAAGCCGGGTTGCGGATGGTCGCGCAAAGCATGGCGCGCGAGTTCGGGCCGCTTGGGCTGCATGTCGCGCATGTGGTGATCGACGGCGGCATCGACGGCGAGCGCCTGCACAGTTCGCGCCCGCAGGCCGCCGCCGAGCGTGGTGAAAACGGGCTGCTGAACGTCGACGCCATCGCCGACGCATACTGGCAGCTTCATCTCCAGCATCCGTCCGCATGGACGCACGAAATCGATCTGCGTCCTTTCAAGGAATCGTTCTGAAGGCTGTATTCGGCGTGTGAAATCAGCCCGCGCCCATGCGGCTTTGGTCGACGAACGTCTCTGTCGCGTCGTCGATCTTGCGGCCTTTGCGTCCCGTCGGACCATGCACGTAGAGCACCTTGACGCTGCTTTGTTCGGGCCGTTGCGCGGGCGGCGGCGTCATCTCGTAGCGCACTTCGCGCGCGTGATCGCCCAGTTGCAGATTCGGATTGAACACCGAGTTGAAGCGCCACAGCATGCGCACGAAGTTCGTCTGTCCGCGCAACAGAAGCGAAGCCGCTTCACCTGCCGCGCGATACAGCGCGCCCCAGCCGAGATGCTTGCGATTAAGCACCTGTTGCGTGCGCACCAGTTCGCCGTAAAACTCGGGCAAGGGCAGTTTCGTCGGCAGCACGGCATGCTGGATGTCGTAGAGCCGGTAATCGAGGCTCGTCAGACTGCGCTGTTCACGCAACCAGATTTCGGTGCCCGGATAGGGCGTGTTCACGCTGATGTTCACGATCTCGGGAATCTCCAGGCACCATTGCCGGATCGTTTCGAAACGCTCGTGATCCCAGTCGGGGTCGGCGATCAGATTGACCGCGACCGTGATGCCTAACGAGCGTGCAAAGGCGAGCGCCTCGAAATTCTTGTCGAGATTGACGCGCTTGCGAAACGCCTTGAGTCCTTCGGCGTCGATCGCTTCGAGACCGATGAACATGTATTGCAGGCCGAGCTTGCGCCAGTACTCGAACACTTCCTTGTTACGCAGCAGCACGTCGCCGCGTGTCTCGAGGTAGTACTTCTTGTGGATGCCGCGCCGCTCCACTTCGCGGCCGATCGCCATGCCGTGATCGGCGTGCACGAAGGCGACGTCGTCGACGATAAACACGCCCGGCTCACGGATCGACGCCAGTTCGTCAGCGACGACTTCGGGGCTGCGCGAACGGTAGCTGCGTCCATAGAAGGTCCATGCGCTGCAGAACGTGCAGTCCCACGGGCAGCCGCGCGCAAATTCGATCGACGCGCACGGATCCAGCACGCCGATGAAGTATTTGCGCCGATGCCGCAGCAGATCGCGCGCGGGGCGAATCTGATCGAGGCTTTCGGTAAAGCCGGGCGGTGGCCCTTCGCCGTCGCGCGTGACGACGCCGGGAATGTGCAGCAGATTCTCTTTGCCCGCAATCGCCGCGAGCAGTTCGACGATCTTTGCTTCGCCTTCGCCCTTCATCACGCAATCGATCGCGCCGTCTGCATGCCTCAGCATGTCGCTCGCGGTGAATGACGCGCTGTGTCCGCCGACGAACACGAAGCAGCCCGGCAACTGCGCCTTGATCGCCTTCGACAGATCGATGATTTCGGGAATGTTGGCGAGATAGTTGCCGGAGAAACACACGACGTCGGGGCGCCATGTTCGGACGAGATTGTGCAGAGCGCGATGGGATTCGACCTGCAGGTCGATCAGGCGGATATCGTGGCCGGCATCGCGTATCACGGCGGCGACGGTCTCGAGTCCGAGCGGCTCGAGCCGCAGATACACGCGGGTGTACATCAGGCCACTGGGGTGAACAGCGAGCACCTTCATGAGATCTCCTTGCGTCGGAAGGGCGCGCTTGCGTGGCTAGACGCGGCGTGCCGGGCTTTCGTGCTGGTATCCCTGGTACGGTTCGACTGCTGAGCCTGTGCGTCCTGCCGGACCTCACCGCGATGGGCTCGATCCGATTCTACTTGTCATCGGACAGGCTTGCGCGCTGGCGGGCGCGTCATGCAAAGGTGAGGGTTTTCGGGAGATGTTGGAGCCGCATGTATGAGGGCGCCGCACCGCATTGCAGCATGCAGGCTGACGCATGCGGCAAGCGCTCACTGCGCCGGATGGCGCCAGTCGTCCCAGCGGTCGCGCAGGCGCAGCGCGAGGCGCTTCCACGGTGGATCGGCGAATAGGATCAGCGCGCCGAGCGCGAGGCATCCGCAGACGAGAAACGTGCCGCGATAGCCGAGCCCCGCCACCAGCACGCCCGACAGCACGCCCGACAGAATCGAGCCGACGCGCGACGCGTTGAAGAACAGCGCCGTCGCCGCGCCCGGCGATCGCGGCATCAGATCCTGCATGAACGTCATGCCGAGACACGACGTCACGGCCACGACGAACGCGTTGAAGGCCTGCATCGGAATCAGTACGTTGACGGTGCCCGACGCCGCAACGGCGACGAAATACACGACGTGCACCGCTGCGCACGCAGCCAGCCAGTTCAGCTTGTTGAGCGTGGAGCCGCGAGCGCCGAGCGCGAGCATCATCGGGATTTCGAGGAACGCGCCGAGGCCGAGCATGATCGACACATCGAGCCGCGTGCCCTTCAGTCCATGCACGACATAAAGCGGCAGCACGATCATCGTTGCGTTCGCCGCGAGGCCGATCAGCGTCAGCGCGACGACGGAGCGCCAGATCTGCCGCTGCGTGCCGGGCGCATGAGGTGGAGAAGGCGGCGGAGGTTCGGCGGGTTCGGTGACGGTTGTCACTTCGAGCGACGACGCGGGGTCGCCCGCATAATGCGCGGGTGCGCTGTGCGGATCGCCTGAGGGCGACTCGCGCATGCGCCACACGACCACGCCGCACGCCGCGAAGCACGCGGCGGCGAACAGAAAGAGCCCATAAAAGCCCGCGCCCGCGAGCACCAGCGCGCCGACGGAAGGCCCGAACACCCACGCCATCGACAGCACTGTGCGCAACGTCGCGAGCGCAAAGGCGCGTTCGGCTTCGCCGTGGACGGGCAGCGCCGCGCGCCCGAACGAAAACACCAGCGACATCGCCGAGCCGCCCGCACCGAGAAACGCGACGCCGATTGCGAGCAGCGCCGGATAGTTGCGCACGAAACAAAGCAGCAAAAAGCCGAGCGCTGCGGCGATCAATGCCGCGAGCAACAGTCCGCGATGATGCCCGTGCTTATCGGACCACTTACCTGCCCACGCGCTCGCGACTACGCCGCTCGCCGCGATCAGCGTCATGAACAGACCCAGCTGCAACGGCGACATGCCCGCCTGTTCGACGCCGAACAGCGACAGATACGGCGCGGTGAACGACATCGCGATGCCTAGCATCAGTGTCGCGCTGGCCAGCGGCGTGAAGGAATGAATGCGCGTGAGACTGGCGAAGCGGGAGTTCATCGAGGGCGCGTGTTCGAACTGTGGGATGCGTGCGCGAGTGAAGTAGCAGCGCACGGAACAGGCATTGTCGAACGCAATGCGCATTGCGCGCAACGCAGTTTCGTCATGTTCTGCAAAGAATGCTCGCCGCATTCGCGAAAACGTGAGAAGCCCGCTTTGCATCAAGGGCAAGCAAAGCGAGACCACGTGCAGCGCCTAGACTGATCGGCTTATCACGCGGGAAGCTTTGACCAATGGCGACTCTCAAAGACTCGATCGAATCCTACATATTGGCGAAGGACGGCAACCGTCCGCATCTGCTGACGGATTCGTTCGCGCAGGATGCTTCGCTGGCGATGACCGTGAAGACAAACGCAATCGCGTTTCCGCAAGAAACACAGGGACGTGACGCGATTGCATCGGTACTGGTGAGCGATTTCGCGTTGAAGTACGAGAACGTGTACACGTTTTGCGTCGGCGCGATGCCTGCCGATGGCCAGCACGAATTTTCGTGCGACTGGCTAGTCTGCATGACGGAGAAGACGACGGGCGCCGCGCGCGTCGGGTATGGTCGTTATGACTGGAGTTGCGAGGCGCGTTTGTCGCAGGTCACACGGTTGCACATCACGATCGAAGAGATGGAAACGCTGCCCGCCCCATTCGCCTGTGGCGTATTGCGGTGGGCGAGCCGTTTGCCGTATCCGTGGTGCGAACGCGAAGCGCTGAACAACGATGCGCCCGACAACGCCACCGTCCAGCGCATCGTTGCGCAACTGACGCGCTGATCAACGCACCAGTTGATCGCCTTCGAGCGCCGCCCGAGCGCCATACGTCCACGCATGATTGCGCGTGCCGTGGCCGATGGGGAAGTCTGCGTAAATCGGCACGTCGTAAGGCTTCAGCAGATCGACGAGCATGTCGTGCAGCGTGAAGTCCGCGTTTTCAGGCAGCGGACAGCGGATGAAATCGCCGAGCACGAACGCACGCGCGCCATCGAACACGCCCGCTTCGCGCAATTGCATGATGCTGCGGTCGATCCGGTAGGCAAGCTCGGTCACGTCTTCGAGCAGCACGATCGC
Encoded proteins:
- a CDS encoding DUF6723 family protein; amino-acid sequence: MTRPRMIFPKVRNAVASKPESQNDYQIYATYRRTTEGSYMGQLKVVRKTDGRLLFPFTGAPDIGPYTDGDQAREAAHRHGETIVQSDLDNPEP
- a CDS encoding sugar efflux transporter, encoding MNSRFASLTRIHSFTPLASATLMLGIAMSFTAPYLSLFGVEQAGMSPLQLGLFMTLIAASGVVASAWAGKWSDKHGHHRGLLLAALIAAALGFLLLCFVRNYPALLAIGVAFLGAGGSAMSLVFSFGRAALPVHGEAERAFALATLRTVLSMAWVFGPSVGALVLAGAGFYGLFLFAAACFAACGVVVWRMRESPSGDPHSAPAHYAGDPASSLEVTTVTEPAEPPPPSPPHAPGTQRQIWRSVVALTLIGLAANATMIVLPLYVVHGLKGTRLDVSIMLGLGAFLEIPMMLALGARGSTLNKLNWLAACAAVHVVYFVAVAASGTVNVLIPMQAFNAFVVAVTSCLGMTFMQDLMPRSPGAATALFFNASRVGSILSGVLSGVLVAGLGYRGTFLVCGCLALGALILFADPPWKRLALRLRDRWDDWRHPAQ
- a CDS encoding LysR family transcriptional regulator gives rise to the protein MNDSNLDWSDVRIFLAIARCGTLGAAARQLGQTQPTMGRRLRALEEALGHTLFQRTAEGFVLTDEGHAVLIYAERMEEEAHAFMRSLAGSEQQLSGSLRVSSSDWYGIHVLTPVFAGFLARHPQMSIELITDSRRYNLARREADLVFRITPFDESDVIQRKLMHMDYALYGRIDLVAPVRGDGAGQSLITMDSAFGELPDVAWIRHMLPNAHIAYASNNRGVQARMCAEGGGFAVLPCPLGDNTPGLRRIDLGETPPGRDVWLGYHRDLKRLARLRALLDVVIERLANV
- a CDS encoding DUF6496 domain-containing protein, whose product is MPLKRGTSKQTIGHNIKTEKKAGKSQKQSVAIALNQARKSGAKIPKKHHQ
- a CDS encoding SDR family NAD(P)-dependent oxidoreductase, encoding MKHKSAMVIGVGAEPGLGAALCRKIAANGYHVYVAGRTQAKLDTVTDGIVSRGGSAESFAMDGTSEADIMRLFDKAMSPPDDIDVPSLVVYNVGNNRHVPFRDLTEAQMQDFLRSGPIGGFLVGREAARRLAPLGRGTVIFTGASASLRGKPGFAHFSAAKAGLRMVAQSMAREFGPLGLHVAHVVIDGGIDGERLHSSRPQAAAERGENGLLNVDAIADAYWQLHLQHPSAWTHEIDLRPFKESF
- a CDS encoding ATP-binding protein, which codes for MSDGIESARRAGVLRTDDLKDRPARTPDHAAEVHTLVTVAGAQTGRRDTLLQAIADAALTACRAGSAGISLLETSAKGNAVFRWRAVAGACAGFEGKTTAWAECPCGMTLELGAPQLFVEPHTFFKSLRDAGAVMTEGIITPIPIRGQDSKQLGAIWVASHDEHRFDREDVRLLGNLAVLAGAALTLLDAQQAAEAEAAAAQQARRALEDAAHRRDEFIAMLGHELRNPMAPIDSSIAALKLLCAGEDQATDVLAIAQRQMRQLRTLVDDLLDAARLRHGKLAIKYSRTSLNEIVYDAITALKHHIDARKHRLEIEGLDLPVYVRADHVRLSQVVGNLLSNAAKYTPVGGTLKLRVRLDAGGETDDAEPGGMVSIVIEDNGVGMSREALDHVFELFAQSQANMHRSEGGLGIGLAVAKRLIELHDGTIALDSQGVGHGTRVTLQLPILDCEPRSAHDPVTAISAAPSRIMLVDDNVDALDALHLLLELEGHQVIVARSGRDAVKLAAKELPEVGIIDIGMPEMDGFEVARTIRSNEALTHMFLIALTGYSSESDKSRALAAGFDYHLTKPVSMERLADVLSHRDGRNIAGLV
- a CDS encoding zinc-dependent alcohol dehydrogenase family protein, whose translation is MSMQALVLSQYKGPLEPTTLPIPEPARGEVLVQIKASGLNPLDTKIRAGNAAHARHPLPLVLGIDLAGVVVAVGADVTRFKAGDEVYGMTGGVGGIQGSLAQYASVDAQLLAHKPSNLSMREAAALPLAFITSYAGIVDRARLQAGQTVLVQGGAGGVGHVSVQLARALGAQVFATASARDQDLVARFGATPIDYAARTVEQYVFEQTAGDGFDLVVDTVGGATLDASFAAVKHFGHVVSALGWGTHALAPLSFREATYSGVFTLHPLLTGKHRAHHGEMLAEATRLAEQGKLTPHLDPRRFDLASAERAYDAITERTARGKIVVEID
- a CDS encoding GFA family protein, which codes for MNQQTAYEGGCACGAVRFRARGAPGRVGMCHCMTCRRVHGSAFGSYAIFNRDEVTLSGNTREWRSSEHGRRHFCPLCGSVAFMVYTNRDEIAVPIGAFDQPGLFEPAYELWCKRKEPWLPKGVRREYDEEREH
- the hpnR gene encoding hopanoid C-3 methylase HpnR, producing MKVLAVHPSGLMYTRVYLRLEPLGLETVAAVIRDAGHDIRLIDLQVESHRALHNLVRTWRPDVVCFSGNYLANIPEIIDLSKAIKAQLPGCFVFVGGHSASFTASDMLRHADGAIDCVMKGEGEAKIVELLAAIAGKENLLHIPGVVTRDGEGPPPGFTESLDQIRPARDLLRHRRKYFIGVLDPCASIEFARGCPWDCTFCSAWTFYGRSYRSRSPEVVADELASIREPGVFIVDDVAFVHADHGMAIGREVERRGIHKKYYLETRGDVLLRNKEVFEYWRKLGLQYMFIGLEAIDAEGLKAFRKRVNLDKNFEALAFARSLGITVAVNLIADPDWDHERFETIRQWCLEIPEIVNISVNTPYPGTEIWLREQRSLTSLDYRLYDIQHAVLPTKLPLPEFYGELVRTQQVLNRKHLGWGALYRAAGEAASLLLRGQTNFVRMLWRFNSVFNPNLQLGDHAREVRYEMTPPPAQRPEQSSVKVLYVHGPTGRKGRKIDDATETFVDQSRMGAG